The window AACCCAACTAGGTCTTGACCGACACCGTCCGCAGCTGCAGCTCGTTGAGCTGGGCGGCATCGACTTCGCCGGGTGCCTGGGTCATCAAATCGGCAGCCTTTTGCGTTTTCGGGAACGCGATCACCTCCCGAATATTGTCCAGCCCTGCGAAAAGCATTACCCAGCGATCGACTCCCAGGGCGATTCCCCCGTGCGGCGGAGCCCCAAAACGAAGTGCATCGAGCAAAAAGCCGAAACGGTCCTGGGCAGTCGCCTCGTCCATACCCAGCAATTCGAAAACTTGCGATTGAATTTCACTGTCGTGGATCCGAATCGTACCCCCGCCCGCTTCACTCCCGTTGATCACAAGATCGTAAGCTTGGGCTCGACATTTTTCAGGCGACTCCTTTAAATGCGGCAGGTCCTCGGCTAGCGGTGCAGTGAAGGGGTGGTGCATCGCGACGTAGCGACCACTCTCTTCATCTCGCTCGAACATCGGGAACTCGGTTACCCAGCTGCAATTGAGTTCACCCGGAGCATACAGCTTGAGTTCCGCCGCAAGTCGCTTGCGAAGCCCCGACAGACCCTTGCAGGTCACCTCCCAAGAGTCGGCCAAGAACATCAGCAAGTCGCCAGGCTCTCCGCCCATCAATTCACGAATTTCCGCCAGGTGTTCAGGAGTGAAGTTTTTGGCGATCGGGCTCCACAGGGTCTGGTCGTCTTCCACCCGGAACCAGGCCAACCCCTTGGCACCAAAATCCTGCTGCACGTACTTGGTCAGATCGTCGATTTGACGCCGCGAGTACAACGTGGCTGCGCCGGGAACACGAATGCCGCGAACAAAATTGCCGGCGTCCGCCGTACCTCGGAACACCCGAAATTCGGTCTTCGCCGCCACGGAGGTGACGTCGACGATTTCCAACCCAAACCGCAGATCCGGCGCGTCGCTGCCAAAACGCCGCATCGCTTCTTCGTACGTCATCCGTGGCAGCGGCAAGGTGATGTCTTTGCCAAGCACCTGCTTGGCTGTTTTGGCAACCAACCCATCAATCAGCTCAATAATATCATTGGCATCGATAAATGACATTTCAATGTCAAGCTGTGTGAATTCAGGCTGGCGGTCGGCCCGCAGATCTTCATCACGAAAACATTTGGCGACCTGCACGTAGCGATCGAAGCCCGCCACCATCAGGATCTGCTTGTACAACTGCGGCGACTGCGGCAACGCATAAAAATCCCCTGGATGGACGCGGCTGGGGACGAGATAGTCGCGAGCTCCCTCGGGCGTACTGCGTCCCAGGATCGGGGTCTCGACATCGATGAAGTCGTGTTCGGCAAAGTAATCCCGCATGCACTTGATGATCTCGCTACGGCGGATCAATGCGTTCTGCATTTCTTTGCGGCGGAGATCGAGATAGCGATACTTCAGTCGCAGGTCTTCGCCCGGCAACACCGATTGTCCCGGCGTGAAGGGCGGCGTCTGCGAGACGGATAGAACTTCGAAATGCTCCGTGCGGACTTCAATGTCACCCGTCGGAAGCTTGGCATTCGTTTTTCCTTCGAGCCGATCAGCGACCTGGCCTCGGATCAGCACGACAGATTCGTTGGGTACGTGGCCGGCGGCGTCAATCATGGCCTCGCCAGCTTCGGGTGGCCCGATCACGACTTGGGTTAAGCCGTAGCGATCCCGCAAGTCGATGAAAACAGCGCCGCCGTGATCGCGTTTGCTTTCGACCCAACCGCAGAGGGTGACAGGCGAACCGACATCGGATTTGCGGAGTTGGCCGCAGGTATGGGTACGAAGCACGACGAGGAAACCGAAAAAACAGAGGGAACTGGAACCAGAAAATCAACGCGTAAGATAAACGCTAGCCATAAATCCGCAAGCGCCACACCGGCGAGCCCCAAGCATCCGCTCGCCCTGCGAGCCAAGGGCAGCTAACTTCACCACGAAACACACGAATGACACGAATGACACGAAAGCAAGACTACGCTGTATTTCGTGTGCTTCGTGTCGTTCGTGGTTAAAAGGAGCAGTCTAACAACCCACTCCCATCGCGGGTTTGCACATGTCTACACAGGACTCCACGGATGAAGATGCAAATGCGGACCTCAATGTGAAGTGGACCAAACGATCCATTTCGTCCGGTGTCACACGCGGTGCGATTTTGGAAGCGGCGGTTTGGCCGCTAGCGATGGCGATGCTGCACCTCTGGAACGGTGTCGAAGCAAACAGCTCTGTCGCTACGTTTCATTCCAGGTGACACGATCGACGTCCGAGGCTCGACTTGCAAGCTGATCGTCGCACCAATCGCGTCGGCGGATGGTTGATGGTCTGGGGCGATAACGGTTCTGCCTTGTTCGCGGGGTTAGCGCTCGCTTGCGTCGCCGTCGCCGTACTCGGCCTAACAGTCGAGTAGGGCCCGGTTCCTGCCGGCCATCCCCTCAGGCGTGTCGACGAGATGCGAACAACCAGCGCATACGGCCGGTGGAACCGGCCCTACTCGCCGACTGTCTTTTCGATAGGATCGAAATTCAATCTTGGATCGCGGTCGCCGCATGCCCAATGCGCAGAATAAACGCCCTGCTGCACCCAATGATGGAACGTCGACCACGGCCAATCGACTGGGCAACGCACGTATCCGTGCTTCGCGGGGTTGTAATGGATGTAATTGAAATGGCTTTCGAAATCAGCTTCTTCTTCAATCGCGTGTTCCCAAAACTTCGGTTGCCAAACCCCACGTCGACCATCCATCCTCCGCCCAACTGTCACCGCACATTCCGATCCACCCGATGCCAACCAACGCTTGGTAAACTGGGTTTTGATCCATTGCCAACGACCGGAGTAATCGGCGTCCCCGGGACGCATGCACCAAATCGAATGGAGGTGATCGGGCATCAAGACGATTGCGCGGACCTCGAAGGGATGAGAATGTCGGCACTCGCGAATCACATTTCCCAAGATCGCCCGCGCAACCTCTGACTCAAAGATCGGTCGACGACGATCCGTGACGACCGTAAAGAAATAGGTCCCCCCCGGAACCAAAGCACGTCTCCAATTAGGCATTCCTCAATTCTAGGTCGAAGTAGGGCCGGTTCCCACCGGCCATGAACTCAGGCGCGCCCCCGAGAACGGAAAACCAACGCGGATGGCCGGTGGGAACCGGCCCTACGTGCCGCAAGTCGCTCCACATACCCAATCGCCATGGTGATTGCAACTTTCAAATAGATCAGTGCGAATTGAAAATTGCTCTGACAGCATAAAATCACTTGTCAATTTGCAGCGTACATTTCGCATTTGAGGCCCGTGTCCGTCAAAGTAGGGCCGGTTCCTACCGGCCGTGCCCTCGAGCGTGTCGTCGAGATGCGAACAACCATCGCATACGGCCGGTGGGAACCGGCCCTACGTGCTACGTGCCGCAAGTCGCTCCACATACCCAATCGCCATGGTGATTGCAACTTTCAAATTGATCAGTGCGAATTGAAAATTGCTCTGACAGCGTAAAATCACCCGTCAATTTGCAGCGTACATTTTGCAATTGAGGACCGTGTCCGTCAAAGTAGGGCCGGTTCCTACCGGCCATGCCCCCGAGAATGAACAACCGGCGCATGCGGCCGGTGGGAACCGGCCCTACGTGCCGCAAGTCGCTCCGCATACCCAATCGACATGGTGATTGCAAAATTCAAATTGATCAGTGCGAATTGTGAGTTGCTCTGAAAACAGGATAAAATCACTCGTCAATTTGCAGCGTACATTTTGCAATTGAGGACCGTGTCCGTCGAAGTAGGGCCGGTTCCTACCGGCCATGCCCGTCAGTTGTGTTGTCGAGATGCGAACAACCGGCGCATGCGGCCGGTGGAACCGGCCCTACGTGCTACGTGCCGCAAGTCGCTCGACATACCCAATCGCCATGGTGATTGAAAAATCCAAATTGATCAGTGCAAATTGAAAATTGCTCTGACAGCTTAAAATCACTCGTCGATTTGCAGCGTACATTTCGCATTTGAGGCCCGTGTCCGTCAAAGTAGGGCCGGTTCCTACCGGCCGTGCCCTCGAGCGTGTCGTCGAGATGCGAACAACCATCGCATGCGGCCGGTGGGAACCGGCCCTACGTGCCGCAAGTCGCTCCACATACCCAATCGCCATGGTGATTGCAAAACTCAAATTGATCAGTGCGAATGGAAAATTGCTCTGACAGCTTAAAATCACTTGTCAATTTGCAGCGTACATTTTGCAATTGAGGACCGTGTCCGTCAAAGTAGGGCCGGTTCCTACCGGCCGTGCCCTCGAGCGTGTCGTCGAGATGCGAACAACCAGCGCATACGGCCGGTGGAACCGGCCCTACACGGGCGGCAGAATCACTGGCCGCTTCGATGCGCGCACGAAAAAACCCAGCTTGGCAGGCGACGAGCCAAGCTGGGTCTTCGTAGACCAGAAGGTGATAGAGTCTCATCCGGAGATGATGTTTTCTGTTGAGTCGATGCGAGGATCGTTTCCACGGACCGCTTTGAGCCGAGGAAGATAAAACAACCTCATCGAAAACATCATGACTACTTGCACGTTCACCGCCACGAAGCGAAACGCCAGATCCTGGCAGGACTTAGGAAATAACTACGTGCCATTCGTGGCCGACGCCGGAACAGGCATGGGCTTTTCCGGACACCAACGCTAGTTCACGTACTCGCAATCGTCAACTCGAACACGTCCAGGCGGTCGCGGTTGGTTTCGGCCGGGCCGGTGGGATCG of the Allorhodopirellula heiligendammensis genome contains:
- the aspS gene encoding aspartate--tRNA ligase — protein: MLRTHTCGQLRKSDVGSPVTLCGWVESKRDHGGAVFIDLRDRYGLTQVVIGPPEAGEAMIDAAGHVPNESVVLIRGQVADRLEGKTNAKLPTGDIEVRTEHFEVLSVSQTPPFTPGQSVLPGEDLRLKYRYLDLRRKEMQNALIRRSEIIKCMRDYFAEHDFIDVETPILGRSTPEGARDYLVPSRVHPGDFYALPQSPQLYKQILMVAGFDRYVQVAKCFRDEDLRADRQPEFTQLDIEMSFIDANDIIELIDGLVAKTAKQVLGKDITLPLPRMTYEEAMRRFGSDAPDLRFGLEIVDVTSVAAKTEFRVFRGTADAGNFVRGIRVPGAATLYSRRQIDDLTKYVQQDFGAKGLAWFRVEDDQTLWSPIAKNFTPEHLAEIRELMGGEPGDLLMFLADSWEVTCKGLSGLRKRLAAELKLYAPGELNCSWVTEFPMFERDEESGRYVAMHHPFTAPLAEDLPHLKESPEKCRAQAYDLVINGSEAGGGTIRIHDSEIQSQVFELLGMDEATAQDRFGFLLDALRFGAPPHGGIALGVDRWVMLFAGLDNIREVIAFPKTQKAADLMTQAPGEVDAAQLNELQLRTVSVKT
- a CDS encoding REP-associated tyrosine transposase, whose product is MPNWRRALVPGGTYFFTVVTDRRRPIFESEVARAILGNVIRECRHSHPFEVRAIVLMPDHLHSIWCMRPGDADYSGRWQWIKTQFTKRWLASGGSECAVTVGRRMDGRRGVWQPKFWEHAIEEEADFESHFNYIHYNPAKHGYVRCPVDWPWSTFHHWVQQGVYSAHWACGDRDPRLNFDPIEKTVGE